In bacterium, the following are encoded in one genomic region:
- a CDS encoding ABC transporter permease, which translates to MFYQNNTIRETLAIARKEIQIDLRFAISYIFQSIVSPLGRLIPILTVYVATVGQNAISPIPGLTKETYIPFLALGIIFHTTWRASTSVFKDKFQRDKWSRTVELLFITPVKTSAIIVGFGISEIVKNTPTFFAFLLALWVIYPTTFAGFLLAFLMFILVTLIGLCVGLIFGGASLATENITPFLSYIISAFTFLTPFFYPIEVIDKLPHPLNILLDPLIRYNPLNTALSFARTAWLGTGRVSFFDILYVSIVALVLIFMAGYSFRFIWRKFGIQGS; encoded by the coding sequence ATGTTTTATCAAAATAACACTATCCGCGAGACGTTGGCGATCGCCCGCAAAGAAATACAGATCGATTTACGATTCGCGATCTCTTATATTTTTCAAAGCATCGTCTCACCGCTTGGCCGACTTATCCCGATTCTTACGGTTTATGTGGCAACGGTGGGTCAAAACGCCATTTCTCCAATCCCCGGCTTAACGAAGGAAACATATATTCCTTTTTTGGCTTTAGGAATAATATTTCACACTACTTGGCGTGCCAGCACCTCGGTTTTTAAAGATAAATTTCAAAGAGACAAGTGGTCGCGTACTGTTGAGCTTTTATTTATTACTCCGGTAAAAACCTCCGCGATTATTGTTGGTTTTGGAATATCAGAAATTGTTAAAAATACTCCCACTTTTTTCGCCTTCCTTTTGGCCTTATGGGTTATATACCCTACCACTTTTGCCGGTTTTTTACTCGCATTTCTCATGTTTATTTTAGTAACTTTAATCGGTTTATGTGTGGGATTAATTTTTGGTGGCGCTTCATTGGCTACGGAAAACATTACGCCGTTTTTGTCATACATAATTTCGGCGTTTACTTTTCTGACGCCGTTTTTCTACCCGATTGAAGTTATCGACAAACTTCCCCACCCCTTAAATATCCTATTGGATCCGTTGATTCGCTACAATCCGCTCAATACCGCGCTCTCGTTTGCACGAACGGCCTGGCTCGGTACCGGAAGAGTATCGTTTTTTGATATTCTTTACGTTAGTATTGTTGCTTTGGTGTTGATTTTTATGGCCGGTTATTCCTTCCGTTTTATCTGGCGAAAATTCGGAATCCAGGGAAGCTAG
- a CDS encoding ABC transporter ATP-binding protein, which yields MIQGSSIEINHLSVDYPLPFNWFLKKQLLGTGQTHSHHHFRALHNISLNISPGERVGVVGMNGAGKTTLFRTMAGALNPANGTMIIDGVEASSPDRQPVGYMAAFPLIYRQLTGYENLRFIANLYHIKHSEERIKKMAEIVGLSDVIDKYVEQYSTGMVSRLDFARVLLPDPSLIILDEPFGAFDLHFAEEAKEIIMKSKATIILATHNLEDIENMTERLILLHRGELVRDVNFTDLSEVAPTHVGKKTLSIIEFVQGLLRKTLSGDKNYCPTLHKKHVLSK from the coding sequence ATGATCCAAGGAAGTTCTATCGAGATAAACCATCTTAGTGTTGATTATCCGTTACCTTTTAATTGGTTTCTAAAAAAACAATTACTTGGCACAGGACAAACTCATTCGCACCACCATTTTCGGGCTCTTCACAATATTTCTTTAAATATTTCCCCTGGCGAACGGGTCGGTGTTGTAGGAATGAATGGCGCGGGAAAGACAACATTGTTTCGAACGATGGCAGGAGCTCTTAATCCGGCAAACGGTACAATGATTATTGATGGTGTGGAAGCATCCAGTCCCGACAGACAACCTGTTGGTTATATGGCAGCGTTTCCCCTTATTTATCGCCAACTGACCGGTTACGAAAATTTACGATTCATCGCCAATCTTTATCACATCAAGCACAGCGAAGAAAGAATAAAAAAAATGGCAGAGATTGTCGGGCTATCAGACGTTATTGATAAATATGTCGAACAATATTCCACGGGAATGGTTTCTCGACTCGATTTTGCGCGTGTTTTATTACCCGATCCGTCACTTATAATTTTAGATGAACCATTTGGCGCGTTTGATCTTCATTTCGCGGAAGAAGCAAAAGAAATAATTATGAAGAGCAAAGCAACGATTATTTTAGCGACACACAACTTGGAGGATATTGAAAATATGACAGAGCGATTAATTCTTTTGCATCGAGGCGAGCTTGTCAGGGATGTTAATTTTACGGATTTGTCCGAGGTTGCCCCAACTCACGTCGGCAAAAAAACCCTCTCCATTATTGAATTTGTACAGGGACTGCTAAGAAAAACCTTATCCGGTGATAAAAATTATTGTCCAACCCTTCACAAAAAACATGTTTTATCAAAATAA
- a CDS encoding putative toxin-antitoxin system toxin component, PIN family, translated as MDKLVLDTNVLIDGIKDENSAAWQIINAVFERKVELYVSHPVVREYRRILQREISDPAYSERVLGLLDLAIKIDVHNIQRLVVDDPEDDKVIATALTAGADALISEDKHLLDLDKQYDLRIMKPKEYLNRNQQDSSWSDFAKLIGLN; from the coding sequence ATGGATAAACTGGTTCTCGACACAAATGTCTTAATTGATGGTATTAAGGATGAAAATTCCGCCGCCTGGCAGATTATTAATGCCGTGTTTGAGAGAAAGGTTGAACTATATGTTAGCCACCCTGTCGTGAGAGAATATCGACGCATTTTGCAACGGGAAATTTCCGATCCGGCGTATAGTGAACGTGTTTTGGGTTTGCTCGATCTGGCGATCAAAATTGATGTACATAATATTCAGCGCCTGGTTGTGGACGATCCGGAAGATGACAAAGTGATCGCCACGGCACTTACTGCCGGCGCGGACGCGTTGATTTCGGAAGATAAACATCTATTGGATTTAGACAAGCAATACGATTTAAGAATTATGAAACCGAAGGAATATCTTAATCGTAACCAGCAAGATTCTTCATGGAGTGACTTTGCTAAGCTAATCGGGTTAAACTAG